GAATTATTACTCTGCTTGTTCATGTTTCCATGTTAGactttatgcagaatgggcaCAACAACATTTCTATTATATCCCTCTTTGTCCTTGTgaataaaaactatttatttttatggtggCAGCTGAACAACATTCATTTGAAAACAATAATCTTGTGACTGTTTACACTGATGACCCACTTCAAGCTTCAGATGTGAATGTTTAGTATCTTCAGAAGCAGAAACAGAAGCAGAAAGTGTTTAAAGAGCTGCAGCTGGTCTAGAGGAGAAGAGTTGATCTGAAGAGAAACTCAGACACAAAGCGCTGCGTCAGCATGGAGCTCAACATGTCTGATCCTGTTCATGATCATGAAGCTCCAGGAACTCTAACTCTAActctaacactaacactaacactaacactaacactaactctaacactaacactaacactaactctaactctaacactaacactaacactaacactaacactaactctaacactaacactaacactaactctaacactaacactaacactaacactaacactaaccctaacactaacactaacactaacactaacactaacactaacactaacactaactctaacactaacactaacactaactctaacactaacactaacactaacactaacactaacactaactctaacactaacactaacactaacactaacactaacactaacactggTAACCTCCAGATGTTGTTGAACTGTTGGAGCCACAAACGTTCCTCAGTGAGTGAAACCAGATAAAAAGTGTTCTTGAATCCATTAATATTGAGCATGGTGATCCATCTTTACATGCTGACAGTaagactgttttattttttggaaattttgtccgatgttttaataatatttagtaTTCTctctatattattttattttttactatttgcATGATTAATTTTGCTTacattgaaaattaaaatgttcatcTCCTTAAATACTCCAGTTACAGACACAAAAGAAACTTTGTGGAAACAAGCATTAGTTTAAAATAGAGACTCAGGTAACTTCCTGCTGAACCATTATTATAGTCATGGTAGAAAAATGTTTCCTCAGCTTCACATAGAGACTTTTACCTTCATCGTATTTTATCtgaaataatcatgtttaataGAGCTATTATCTGTCTTTATGGCTGGTAGAAACGACAGCAGTCAGAGGTGTTTTACCTCCAGCTGACTGTGTGGGCGGAGCTTAATGGTGAAGATAACTCCATAGAACACTATGAGAACACAGAGAGACCCTGAGTGGTGTTTCAGCTTTGAGATGAGGGCAAAtggagtttatttatgtttatccTCCAGCTCAGCCTGGTAATAACATCCCTGAAAGAATCAGGCTTCAGGGAGCAGAGGGCCTCACATCGACagtaacatgtgtgtgtgtgtgagtgtgtgtgtgtgtgtgtgtgtgtgtgtgtgtgtgagtgtatgtgtgtgtgtgtgtgtgtaataatgtGGAGCGGAGCAGGAGGTGGAGTGGTTCTCCTGCAGGTCTCCTCTCTAAAACAGTGATGAAGGAGAAACTGAAGACGTGTGTGAACATGAACAGACTGTTTGTTGGAGCAGGTAACAGctacttcctgtgtgtgtgtgtgtgtgtgtgtgtgtgtgtgtgtgtgtgtgtgtgtgagccgtTGAACTCGTGCTGTTTGTTCTGATTTCTTTTGGTTCAGGAGGAAATGTGCagaaactcaaaaaaaaaagcaaaaaaagtttaaaaaatcagattttgaaaTAAATCTGATATTCTCGTCACATCGCTGTTGTGATGGAAACAAACATGAAGACTGAATGTGGGAGAAACACAGTGTGCCACCTGGTGGAGGGAAGAGGTACAGcatgaaacattattattattattattattattattattattattattattattattattattgctataaCAGTAGTATTTTAAAACGGTTTGGATATCTCCTGTGGTCACACATTATAATAACCCTAATCAATAAATGTTAAATTGATACTTAAACTTTAGGTCAAGATTATTTACTGTtaacaaaccacaaaatgaaaataatgtttgctaattattattgttataatttgtGTGTATTGTTGCAAACATTATATTTCATACCATGTGAAGTATTTGTTAATGATttctaagaagaaaaaaaaaagctttgacaACATGTTGCATCTGCAATAATATTCCaggtatgtatatatttacatttagtcatttagtcatttagtcatttagcttttatccaaagcaacttacaggggaaaaaaagagaaacatgtataatatatattatattatatgtttaatACATAGACAGTAAGAAGTatattttcttttgatactttctgtatatttatatgCTTCTTATAATGAAGTATTTCTTCACACTGTGatattgttacttttactgGTAAAATCATTTCCACTGATCacctaattattaatattaggTGAAGCCGTTTTCATTATTGATCATTCAGTGATTTTCTTCTTCAATGTATTGATTTCATCTTTTGTTCAAAGAGTTCTTTGCCCATCGTGAGTTCTCACTAGAACCCTGCTGATCTGGGATTCTGGGGACTGGAACCAATGTTGAAGGggaacagtttattttaatttgattttttttactctgaaggctgctttaaattaaataactcAATAAACATCATTATTCTTATAAAAACTTAAACCATCAGTATCGTGTGTGTGAGGCCCAGAGCTATAAAACTGAATCAAACATATTCAGTTTGatataaagcagaaaaacagcaaatcctCGCAATTTATCACATTATGAATAAAGTAAAACTCACAATCGATTATAAAAGTAGCTCTTCattcttttttctgttattgtaCTTATTGCCTAATTGACTAATTGTTTGAGCAATTAGACATAAATGTGACAGTAGTAATTTAAATCTACTCATATTAAAATACGTTTAAATCACTGACCTTTCTCTGTTTGTAGATACACATTTAGGCTGAGAAAAGTAACAAATATATGAATTAAAAACTCTGGTTTGCATCaatatgaacaaataaaaacacacaatagaaataataataaaaagacataCTTTAAATAATAACTTGTGCAGAgataaactgcatcatttttccTTGATGTCATTGTGTGAGCTGTCAATCAGCTGTTATCATCAGCTGATCACATGACCAACAGCTCAGTGACACGCCTCCTCCGTCAGCCAATCACGTCGCTGCTGCCTCGGTTTGAATCtgttctgctgctgtcacagtTTGATCTGCTCTACATGGTTtcacatataataataacattccTCTCCAGTCTCTATGTCTGAGCTATGCATCAAATTAGATATTGTCGTTGccgttttagtgtttttttgtcgtttCATCGGGTTAATACGCCTCCTGCTGACCTATTACATCATAACTAACGAGTGGAGAGAGGCCAGAAACCAACAAGAACAATAAGATGGAAGGTGATTTTGAGGATAAGAACGCTACAACAGAAGCTGTCTTCAGCTCGTTGCTACGACGACCGGCTCTCTTGGATGTTATTGCTGCGGGTCGGAGCATCAGCGTGGAGGCTGAGGGGCGGAGCATCAGCGTGGAGGCTGAGGGGCGGAGCATCAGCGTGGAGGCTGAGGGGGCGGAGCATCAGCGTTGAGGCTGAGAGGCGGAGCATCAGCGTGGAGGCTGAGGGGGCGGAGCATCAGCGTGGAGGCTGAGGGGGCGGAGCATCAGCGTGGAGGCTGAGGGGGCGGAGCATCAGCGTGGAGGCTGAGGGGGCGGAGCATCAGCGTGGAGGCTGAGGGGGCGGAGCATCAGCGTGGAGGCTGAGGGGCGGAGCATCAGCGTGGAGGCTGAGGGGGCGGAGCATCAGCGTGGAGGCTGAGGGGGCGGAGCATCAGCGTGGAGGCTGAGGGGGCGGAGCATCAGCATGGAGGCTGAGGGGGCGGAGCATCAGCATGGAGGCTGAGGGGCGAAGCATCAGCATGGAGGCTGAGGAGGCGGAGCATCAGCATGGAGGCTGAGGGGGCGGAGCATCAGCATGGAGGCTGAGGAGGCGGAGCATCAGCATGGAGGCTGAGGGGGCGGAGCATCAGCGTGGAGGCTGAGGGGCGAAGCATCAGCGTGGAGACTGAGGGGGCGGAGCATCAGCATGGAGGCTGAGGGGGCGGAGCATCAGCGTGGAGGCTGAGGGGCGAAGCATCAGCGTGGAGGCTGAGGGGCGGAGCATCAGCGTGGAGGCTGAGGGGGCGGAGCATCAGCGTGGAGGCTGAGGGGGCGGAGCATCAGCGTGGAGGCTGAGGGGGCGGAGCATCAGCGTGGAGGCTGAGGGGGCGGAGCATCAGCATGGAGGCTGAGGGGCGAAGCATCAGCATGGAGGCTGAGGGGGCGGAGCATCAGCGTGGAGGCTGAGGGGGCGGAGCATCAGCGTGGAGGCTGAGGGGCGGAGCATCAGCGTGGAGGCTGAGGGGGCGGAGCATCAGCATGGAGGCTGAGGGGCGGAGCATCAGCGTGGAGGCTGAGGGGGCGGAGCATCAGCATGGAGGCTGAGGGGGCGGAGCATCAGCGTGGAGGCTGAGGGGCGGAGCATCAGCGTGGAGGCTGAGGGGGCGGAGCATCAGCGTGGAGGCTGAGGGGCGGAGCATCAGCGTGGAGGCTGAGGGGGCGGAGCATCAGCATGGAGGCTGAGGGGCGGAGCATCAGCGTGGAGGCTGAGGGGGCGGAGCATCAGCGTGGAGGCTGAGGGGGCGGAGCATCAGCGTGGAGGCTGAGGGGGCGGAGCATCAGCATGGAGGCTGAGGGGGCGGAGCATCAGCGTGGAGGCTGAGGGGGCGGAGCATCAGCGTGGAGGCTGAGGGGCGGAGCATCAGCGTGGAGGCTGAGGGGCGGAGCATCAGCGTGGAGGCTGAGGGGGCGGAGCATCAGCGTGGAGGCTGAGGGGCGGAGCATCAGCGTGGAGGCTGAGGGGGCGGAGCATCATGGGTTGTCTTGTCATTAATGCTGGTGAAAATCTATTTCCAGTCACATTATCTGAGTATCTCAACAGGAGTTAGAGAACATCAGTCAGACTAACACGTTTGATGCTCTTCAgctgtccagttatagtcacaTTGAGGCAAtcattagttttttttcactctcCTGCTGAGGACATGCTGCTTTATTACCACAATAAAGGtgttgtttcaaaataaaagccttttagCGCCTGTAAATGaagttctttattttattatcctCAAAATCATTTTATAGAGTTTTGTGTCCGAGGCTTCCCCCCATAGcactatattaatattaattatactATGTATGAATATCTTTTTAATTATAAAGCTGACTCAGCAATGGGAAGCATTTTATGCCTTCATGGGAACATCTGTCCTCCTTCAAGATTATTGTTGTCCTCATCTCAAACATGAGAAATATGGATGCATCAGTTGTTTTACCATAATATCTTCTATGAAGAATGTGCAGTGTGTGCTGTGTTCACTGCTCCATGTAACTCACAGCTCTGACTCGTGGTGTCTTCTGACTCATCgttgtttgtgtcctgtgaaCTCTcacatgtgtgttttctggaTGAACTGTAACATTGTATGGTGTTAGAGGTGTATTCTCTGACTGAAGCTGTCTCACTTGTTTCTAACTGGAGTCAGAGCAGGTTCAggcctcctccatctcctctatgaataaagtaattatctatatctgtctgtctgtctgtctgtctgtctgtcctcctgtctgtctctctgtctgtctgtctgtctgcctgtctgtcctcttAATCACACCATATGCTTTATAAACTTCACTTTGGTTTCTGCTGATTTAAATCTAGTTGTGGACTGATTGATTTGTCTGAAGCTAGATGACAGGAGGACTGTCAACTAAACTACAGGATCAATACATGCAGCTCTGACATGTTTTATAGTCCTGACAGAACTCATgtagccaccagggggcgctaCAGCTCAGTGTGTTCAGAAACACACTGTGATTCAGTGATAACCTGAAGGGACACAGTTCATGTGCTGtttaggatgtgtgtgtgtgtgtgtgtgtgtgtgtatatatatatatatatatatatacagtacaggccaaaagtttggacacaccttctcattcaatgcgtttttctttattttcatgactatttacattgtagattctcactgaaggcatcaaaactatgaatgaacacatatggaattatgttcttaacaaaaaaagtgtgaaataactgaaaacatgtcttgtattttagattcctcaaagtaaccaccctttgcttactagaatacaagacatgttttcagttatttcacactttttgttaagtacataattccacatgtgttcattcatagttttgatgaatctacaatgtaaatagtcatgaaaataaaggaaacacattgaatgagaaggtgtgtccaaactgttggcctgtactgtatttatagtgaaacacaaggccaagtgagtaaaatgaaacaaacaaacaaacaaaaaaacagcaaaaaaagtgCCTGTTGGGGTTCAAGGGGTAAACTTTACTCACATTGTCCGGTCCAGGATAGAAACCTCCTactacaacaacacaaaccaaacaacaacacaaaccatacaacaacacaaaccatacaacaacacaaaccacacaacaacacaaaccacacaacaacacaaaccatacaacaacacaaaccacacaacaacacaaaccacacaacaacacaaaccatacaacaacacaaaccaaacaacaacacaaacatacaacaacacaaacatacaacaaCACAGTGCCACAGTGTTTCAGATACAATAGTTTCACAAAGCTTTAAACGGATCCTTTGTTCTAGTAAAATTGTAATGAATTGTAATGATTCTGATGatgaatctttttttctccaaacggtttatttttggcgagGTAGAATCTATATTTGAAGGAGTTTTCGGCCTCTGGTCACTGTTTGAGATGggtcagtaataataataattaattaataattaataatagtaataagcTCTGCTCCATTCAGGGACTATCAGCAGGTTAAAACtttgacctttaaccctaaCCCAGACAACATAATGCCTGTATTCACAGTTTCCTTCTAAGATAAAGGGAGTATTTTTGgttattctttaaaaatatcTCGGCCTCCCTTCAGGTTGACAGGGTTAAATAAAGCCCAGTAAATAGATGTGGTGGCCCACGGGTACCAGAAGATGGCGCTGTTGACATGCTCTGTCCCAGTCATCACGTTATTGTAACACAATAGTGCATTTCCACTAATAAAAAGGGTTTTAAACACGTTTCCTAGTTTAGTAGATTTTTCTACAGTTTTGCatttaaaactgaaagaaaatcaAACTTGGATAAAATGATAGACTTCCTTAAATAAGCCTGAATCTTTCTGATTGGATTTAAAGTGTAATGCCAGTGATCAGTGTGTTGTAATAAACCTTAAATGATCCTGAGTCTTTCTGATTGTATATAAATAGTAATGCCAGTGATCAGTGTGTTGTATTTAAATACTAATGTCAGTGATCAGTATGTTGTAATGAACCAGAGGCTGCAGGTGAAGTTTGTTCCTCACTAGGAGCCGCTGCGCGGAGCAGCGCCGCCTCATTGGCACATGTCCCGGCGGGGTGGAGCGTAGCGGGGCCGCCTCTTGTTTTGCGGTCTTGTTTTGTCAGGCTGACTCCAGAGCAGCTGCAGAGACCGTCACGAGAGGATTTCCCCACGAGCCGGTCCGCGAGTCGCTGCTGGACGTGAATTCACCGGTCGGGACCGGAGAAGGCGCAGTCACGAGGCTGAGAGGTGAATGCGCATCTTCAGAGGAGGTCTGATCCTGCTGAGGGCTGGACCAGGGGCTGAGGGGCTCTGACGGCCGGAGAGGGTCTGAGATCACCGTGACTCCGTCCTGAAGGAGCCTGTTCACCGCGGAGCTTCTTCTGGGCCGAATGGATGCGACAGCGTGAGGAGAATACTAATGAACGGCGCGCTGCGTCCTGCCGAGGCGCACCGCGtccccgctgctgctgctgctgctgctgagggcCACAGAGCCGAGCAGACACCCAGAGCCTCCGGGGCCGAGCAGACCCCCAGAACCTCCGGGGCCGGGCCCCGCCTCAGTCCGCCACCCGGGGACCAGTGAGCTGCGGTGTTACTACCAGAACCAGAGGGGGGATCATAAAAACACTCCTCCAGAAAGACAAAATGGGCAACAGCTTCTCCAACATCTCTGCCTTCCAGTCGCTCCACATCGTCATGCTGGGTCTGGACTCTGCGGGGAAGACCACGGTCCTTTACAGACTCAAATTTAACGAGTTCGTCAACACGGTGCCCACCATCGGCTTCAACACGGAGAAGATCAAGCTGAGCAACGGCACCGCCAAGGGCATCAGCTGCCACTTCTGGGACGTGGGGGGCCAGGAGAAGCTGCGGCCGCTCTGGAAGTCCTACAGCCGCTGCACGGACGGGATCATCTACGTGGTGGACTCTGTGGACGTGGACCGGCTCGAGGAGGCCAAGACCGAGCTGCACAAAGTCACCAAGTTTGCAGAGAACCAGGGCACGCCGCTGCTGGTCATCGCCAACAAGCAGGACCTGCCCAGGTCTCTCCCGGTGGCCGACATCGAGAAGCAGCTGGCCCTGCAGGAGCTCAGCCCCTCCACCACCTACCACATCCAGCCGGCCTGCGCCATCATCGGCGAGGGGCTGCACGAGGGCATGGACAAGCTGTAC
This sequence is a window from Centropristis striata isolate RG_2023a ecotype Rhode Island chromosome 10, C.striata_1.0, whole genome shotgun sequence. Protein-coding genes within it:
- the LOC131979627 gene encoding ADP-ribosylation factor-like protein 4C, which gives rise to MGNSFSNISAFQSLHIVMLGLDSAGKTTVLYRLKFNEFVNTVPTIGFNTEKIKLSNGTAKGISCHFWDVGGQEKLRPLWKSYSRCTDGIIYVVDSVDVDRLEEAKTELHKVTKFAENQGTPLLVIANKQDLPRSLPVADIEKQLALQELSPSTTYHIQPACAIIGEGLHEGMDKLYEMILKRRKSIKQKKKR